The following proteins come from a genomic window of Falco cherrug isolate bFalChe1 chromosome Z, bFalChe1.pri, whole genome shotgun sequence:
- the GCNT1 gene encoding beta-1,3-galactosyl-O-glycosyl-glycoprotein beta-1,6-N-acetylglucosaminyltransferase produces the protein MLKRKLRFCHNSRFRLFLALTVILVIISVLKVNQKQDSLNRKHLELTKEDPIGNINCTKIIEGDIQEIQKVKLETLSVSFKKRPRLTTDDYINMTADCASFTKTRKYIMEPLSNEEAEFPIAYSIVVYHKIEMLDRLLRSIYAPQNFYCIHVDKKSPESFFAAVKGIVSCFENVFISSQLESVVYASWSRVQADINCMKDLYRKSSNWKYLINLCGMDFPIKTNQEIVEKLKALKGENSLETEKMPVYKEVRWKKHHEIIHGKIKNTGIDKQLPPLSTPIFSGSAYFVVSRRFIEHVLKSSKILKFIEWAKDTYSPDEYLWATIQRIPEVPGAVSSSDKYDVSDMNALARFVKWQYFEGDISKGAPYPPCNGVHVRSVCVFGVGDLNWVLRNHHFFANKFDTDVDPFAVKCLEEYLRHKALYVQKN, from the coding sequence ATGCTGAAGAGGAAATTACGGTTTTGCCACAACTCACGCTTCAGGCTTTTCTTGGCTCTAACTGTTATTTTAGTaatcatttcagttttgaaagttAACCAGAAACAAGACTCCTTAAATCGGAAGCATCTGGAGCTGACAAAAGAAGATCCTATTGGCAATATTAACTGCACCAAGATTATAGAGGGGGATATACAAGAAATTCAAAAAGTAAAGCTTGAGACATTGTCGGTGTCATTTAAGAAACGCCCTAGACTAACAACAGATGATTATATTAACATGACAGCAGACTGTGCCTCTTTCACCAAGACTCGGAAGTACATTATGGAACCTCTCAGCAATGAAGAAGCAGAATTTCCAATTGCTTACTCAATAGTGGTTTATCACAAAATTGAGATGCTTGATAGACTTCTAAGATCAATCTATGCCCCTCAGAATTTTTACTGCATTCATGTTGACAAAAAGTCTCCAGAgtctttttttgctgctgtgaagGGCATAGTCTCATGTTTTGAGAATGTCTTTATTTCCAGCCAGTTAGAGAGTGTTGTGTATGCTTCATggagcagggtgcaggcagaCATTAACTGCATGAAAGATCTCTACAGGAAAAGTTCAAACTGGAAATACCTAATAAACCTTTGTGGTATGGACTTTCCTATAAAGACCAACCAGGAAATAGTAGAGAAATTAAAAGCCCTTAAAGGTGAAAACagcttggaaacagaaaaaatgcctGTTTATAAAGAAGTAAGGTGGAAAAAACACCATGAGATTATTCATGGTAAAATAAAGAACACAGGCATAGACAAACAGCTGCCACCTCTCAGTACTCCAATTTTTTCTGGTAGTGCCTATTTTGTAGTTAGCAGAAGGTTTATAGAACATgtattaaaaagcagcaaaatacttAAGTTCATAGAGTGGGCAAAAGATACTTACAGCCCAGATGAGTACCTGTGGGCAACAATTCAGAGAATCCCTGAAGTCCCAGGTGCAGTTTCTTCTAGTGACAAGTATGATGTTTCTGACATGAATGCACTGGCCAGGTTTGTCAAGTGGCAGTACTTTGAAGGTGACATATCCAAAGGTGCACCTTACCCACCATGCAATGGAGTTCACGTTCGCTCTGTCTGTGTTTTTGGGGTAGGAGATCTGAACTGGGTGCTAAGAAACCACCACTTCTTTGCTAATAAGTTTGATACTGATGTTGACCCTTTTGCAGTGAAATGCTTGGAAGAGTACTTGCGACACAAAGCTTTGTATGtgcaaaagaactga
- the RFK gene encoding riboflavin kinase yields the protein MKHLPYFCRGEVVKGFGRGSKELGIPTANFSDQVVESFPSDISTGIYYGWACVGNGDVHKMVLSIGWNPFYKNIKKSVETHIIHTFKEDFYGEILSIVIIGYIRPEKNFDSLEALISAIQEDIEEAKRQLDLPEHLKLKEDNFFNLPEHKIVNNH from the exons ATGAAGCACCTGCCCTACTTCTGCCGCGGAGAGGTGGTGAAGGGCTTCGGCAGAGGCTCCAAGGAGCTGGGCATCCCCACCG CTAACTTTTCTGACCAAGTAGTTGAAAGCTTTCCGTCTGATATCTCTACTGGTATATACTATGGATGGGCCTGTGTTGGAAATGGAGATGTGCATAAAATGGTTTTGAGCATAGGATGGAATCCTTTCTATAAGAATATTAAGAAATCAGTG GAAACACACATTATCCATACCTTCAAAGAAGACTTTTACGGAGAAATTCTTAGTATAGTCATAATTGGATATATTCGaccagaaaaaaactttgattCCTTAG aggcgCTCATTTCAGCAATTCAAGAAGACAttgaagaagcaaaaagacagCTAGATTTACCAGAACATCTTAAACTCAAAGAAGATAACTTCTTTAATCTGCCAGAACACAAAATAGTGAACAACCACTGA